Proteins from a single region of Hermetia illucens chromosome 3, iHerIll2.2.curated.20191125, whole genome shotgun sequence:
- the LOC119650967 gene encoding tigger transposable element-derived protein 1-like produces the protein MVWFFSGVEEYCRKNNLPHKALLLVDNAPGHPATLNQSDENVKVVFLPPNTTSLLQPMDQGVIATFKAYYLCRTFRQLMERLDDIIALDKDSQLSIKEIWKNVDILKAVENIEAPWKEVASGTMNKPWRKICPEGVESPSCIDIVSDSEINREILEIAKTIGFDEIDKEDIFDVINTPEVPLSNEELLNIVTDGTELVQPNLDEGGKESNWSTKKISKFLEHIEKETCTYVYLF, from the coding sequence ATGGTTTGGTTTTTTTCAGGAGTCGAAGAATACTGTAGGAAGAACAACTTACCGCACAAGGCTTTGCTATTAGTCGATAATGCCCCTGGACATCCTGCAACTCTCAACCAAAGCGATGAAAATGTGAAAGTGGTCTTCCTACCACCAAATACCACTTCTCTGCTGCAACCCATGGACCAAGGTGTAATTGCTACCTTTAAAGCATACTATCTGTGTCGAACTTTCAGGCAGTTAATGGAACGATTAGACGATATAATAGCTTTGGATAAAGATAGTCAATTATCAATTaaagaaatctggaaaaatgtTGATATTCTCAAGGCTGTTGAAAATATCGAAGCTCCTTGGAAAGAGGTAGCTAGTGGCACAATGAACAAACCCTGGCGTAAAATCTGCCCAGAAGGGGTTGAGTCTCCTTCCTGCATTGATATCGTCAGCGATTCAGAAATCAACAGAGAAATTCTTGAGATTGCGAAAACTATAGGCTTtgacgaaatcgataaagaggaTATATTTGACGTAATTAATACTCCTGAagtgccactttccaacgaagaATTGTTGAATATTGTAACAGATGGCACAGAATTAGTACAACCAAATTTAGACGAGGGAGGAAAAGAGAGCAACTGGTCaaccaaaaaaatttctaaatttttggAACACATTGAGAAGGAAacctgtacatatgtatatctattcTAA